ATGAATCCGATCCGTGGCCTCCCCTTCACCATGGGCATGCTGCTGCTGGCCCTGATGGCGGCGGCCGGCATCCCCGGGCTGGCCGGCTTCCCCGCCGAGCTGCTGGTGTTCGAGGGGAGCTGGCTCACCTTCCCCAGGGCCACGCTGGTGTGCCTGGTGGCCTCGGGTTTCACGGCCGTCTACGCGGTGAGGCTGTTCAACCGCGTCGGCTTCGGTCGCCTCGACAACGCCCGCGCCGACTGGCAGGCCACCACCTGGGGCGAGCGGGCTCCGGCCATGGTGCTCACCGCCCTGGTGCTGGTGGCCGGGATCTGGCCGAGCCTCCTTGCCGGCTGGAGTGAAGCCGACACCGCGGCCCTGGCCCTGCGCCATCCCTTCCCCGCTGACACCCAGCTGGTCGCCCAGACCATTCCGTCGTTCTCCCACGCCATGGAGCCTCTGGCATGACCCCCTCCTCCGCCCCCACGCTGCCCGCCAGCGACACCAGCCGGATCCCGCCCTCGAGCCATCGCTACGCCGAGATCATCCACCGGCTTGAGGCCGGCGGCTCGATGCTGCCGGACACGCCGGACAACCTGATGCAGATCATCGGCATCTACAAGGCCTACGCCGTGCCGATGGACTTCTACTGGCGTGACCTTCTCTACATCGCCGAGCGGGTTTTTCTGAATCCTCTGCCGGCCTTCAAGTATTTCATCTCCCAGGAGTACCTCGACCGGCCCAACAGCTATGCCGGCGACCACTCCCAGCTGCGCATCTGGCGCGGAGGAGACAGGGCCCATCCGGAGCTGCTGGAGTTCATGGCGAAGGGCGAAACCCGCGGTATGCCCAAGCTGCTGCATCACCTCTGGCACGATCGGGTGAACATGGAGTTCGCCGAGGCGTGCATGGATGCCATGTTCTGGCACCAGGGCATGGGCGGCCGCTTCAACGACTATCTCGACTCCGAGCTCTACCGCATCGCGGCCGACAGGGCGATCAAGGCCTACTTCAAGGGCAATGTCCTGATGCTGGGGCTGTACAGGCTGTTCCCGGACATGTTCCTGGAGCAGGTGCGCAAGCTCTCCTATTACGCCAATCTCGGCCTGTTCTGGGAGGTGATGGCGCCGGTGTTCTTCGAGATGAGCGACCTCTATGACGAGGGCAAGCTCACCTCGCTGCCCGCGGCGATGGACTTCCTGGTGAACGGCATCTTTGCCGTGGCGGGCCGGCCCATCTACCACCACGTGTTCATCGGGGATGAGTGTTTCGAAATCATCCCCAAGAGCGCCGGGTTCACCTGGCTCTATGAGGCTGCGTTGCCCTATGTGGAGGCGGTGTTCTACCGCACCGCGCCCTTCCGCGGCACCAAGAGCTACAACGCCCAGGCGCTCCAGGTGCCGGCCGACCAGGCCGACTTCCACTACGGCATCCTCTACGCCGATGTGTTTCCGGTGGGTTCGGCCGGGATTCCTCCCACCCTGCTGATGCAGGACATGCTCCACTTCCTGCCTCCCTATCTGCAGGAGATGTACCGCCATCACAAGCGCGGCGAGGCGGATCAGCTGATTCAGCTGGGCATCACCTTCCAGCGCTCGATGTACAACGTGACCTCGGCGGTGATCCAGGCCCTCCGCTGCGCCCTGCTCTATCCCCTCGATGACACCGATCCCGAGCACCTGATGGCCAACCGCCGCTTCTTCGAGGCGCAGATGGACCGCTTCCTGCGGCCGGAGGCCCGCCTGCCGGCCATCCAGAGCCAGGACTACCGCTGAACTCCCTCCCCCACCTCCGCCGACGCATGGCCACGATCCTGGAAACCGCTGCCTCCGCCGGCAGCTTCAACACGCTCCTCGCCGCCGTGGATGCCGCCGGGCTGCGTGGCGCCCTGGAGGGAGCCGGTCCGTTCACCGTGTTCGCCCCGGTGGATGAAGCCTTCGCGGCCCTGCCGCCGGGAACGGTGCAGACCCTGGTGGACAACCCGCCCCAGCTGGCCCGGATCCTCAAGTACCACGTGCTGGCCGGTGATCACCGCCGCGAGGCCCTGGTGGCCCAGCCGGAGTGGGAGAGCCTGGAAGGGGCGCCCATCCCGATTCGTCGCGCCGATCCGTTCGAGGTGAAGAACGCCACGGTGGTGGCCGCGGATGTGGTGTGCGACAACGGCGTGGTGCACGTGATCGACCGGGTGATCCTGCCCGGCTGATCAGGCCCCGAGCCTGCGACCCGAGCCTGCGACCCGACCCTGCGATCAGTTTGCGTGTGATCAGCTTGCGTGTGATCAGCTCGCCGTCGAGCGGCCCTCCGCCGGCATCGGGCCATCGCGGTCGGAACGGAACTGCAGGGTCATGCCCTCCAAGTGCTCGGCCACCAGGCTCAGCAGCTTCTCGAACATCTGGTGGGTCTGGGGAGCCCTCAGCCCCATGGCTTCCCGGCTGATCAGCACCAGCTCCAGAACCTTGCCATCCGCCTTGGACTGCACGTCCGCGAACAGTTGCATCCGCTGGCTCTCCCCCCCCTCCTTCACCATCGCCCCCAGATGGGCGGTGGTGCGGTGGTCCACCTCGGCGTTGAGTCCCTTCAGCACCGGATCCAGGGCCCGCAGAATCGCCGCGGAGTCCAACGGGCCTTGGGGCTTGAGCACCAGGAGAAACCGCGCCATGAACCACTGCTTGGTCACCGACGCTACCGCGCCTGGTGCGGCGTTCCGGAACTGCGCCGGATCCCCTCTCCTGCCATCCTGATGGCGCCCTGGGGTGAAGCCTGTTGAGACCCCGACCCGTTGCGGGATCTGTTGCCGTCATTGGGGCAGGCGTGGCCGGTTGCGCCTGTGTGGCCCAGCTACGGCTGCAGGGCTTCACCGGCCCGATCAGCCTGTGGGAGGTGGGGCGTGGGCCGGGGGGCGGGCCAGTACCCGGCGCTCACGCCAGGATGCAGCTGTGGCGATCGACCATGGGGCGCCGCTGCTGAACATCACGGCTGAGCCTGCTCCTGCCCTGCTGGAGCCCCTTCTGGCCGGAGGCTGGATCGCTCCCTGGTCCGGCTTGATGGCGCTGCTGGAGGGAGAGTCCAAGCTCCACATCGGCCGTCCCGACATGCTGGGCCAGGGCAGCCTCTACGGGGGGGTGGGCGGCATGGATGGCCTGTGCCGCGGCCTGCTGCAGCTCGCCGCCCGGCCGTCCGCGCCCAGCGTCACCTCCCACTACCGCACGCTGGTTCGCTTTCTGGACGTTGCGGACACGGGCACCTGGAGACTGCGGGACCGCTCTGGCTCCCTGGTGGGGGAAGCGGAATGGCTGGTGCTGAGCAGCACGCTGCTGGCCCATCCCCGCAGCCGCCTCCTGTTCGACTGGCCCGCCGTGCCCATGGCCGAGGCTGCGGCCAAGCTCGGTGATCTCCAGCTCGACCACGCCCTCACCACGATCGCCGGCATCCGCGCCGAAGCCCGCAGCAACCTGCTGCTGATCGTGCCGGAGGAAGACGCCTCGCCCTGGCGTGCCCTCCCCTTCACGCTGGTCAACTTCGATGCCGCTGCCCAGCAGTGCTGGGGGCTGCGGCGGATCAGCATCCAACCCCTCGCCGATGGCCGCTGCACCGTGGTGGCCCACTCCAGCGATGCCTTCGCGGCCGACCATCTCGATGTCTATGGATCCCGCTCCGCCGTGGCCCGGCTCCTGGCCCTCCCCCCGGAGGCCGGGCGTGAAGAGCAGGTGATCGAGGCCCTCTCCCAGGCGGTGCTCCAGTGCCTGGCCCCCTGGATCGACGCGGGCAGCCTGGAGCGGGCCGCCCCCCAGCTGATGCGCTGGGGGGCGGCCTTCCCCGTGGCGCCGGGGCTGCCGCAGGCCCTGATGCTCTGCCCCGGCAGCCGGGTCGGCTTCTGCGGGGATTTCCTCGCAGGGCCGGGGTTTGGCCGGATCGAGGGAGCGCTGCGCAGCGCCGAACTGCTCGCGAACGCGCTGCTGCAGGCAGGCCTGGGCTGAGGGGCCGGCAGCAGCGAGGGCATCGGCCCACAATGGGGATCCCGACGCCCCGGTCCTGGAGCAGCAGCATGGAGCCACAGGCCGGTGACCGTCCCCCCCGGCTGGCCCCCCCCGCCGGCCCCCGCCGGATCCTGGGCCTGGGCCGGATCCTGGGCCTGGCACTCGCCGCACTGCTGCTGCTCTGCCCCGGCAGCGTTGCTGCGGCGATGGCGGCGGATGGCACCGGCCTGCCCACCCGGTATTGCTGTGACGGCGACCTGCTCGTGGCAACGATCGACAACGGTGCCGTCGACGCCCCCGGGGTTCCCAACACAGTCGCGGGCACGGTGCCCGGGGCCTTTGTGGTGATTCACTGGCGCGGCCTGCAGCTGCAGCTGCCCCGCACCAACAATGCCGGGCCTCCCAGCTTCACCGATGGACGCTGGTGGTGGAGCCTGGAGGACCCCGAGCGGCCCGATCTGCGGCTGCGCCGTGGCGATCAGGTGCGTTACCCGTGTGAGGCCATCGCGGCCGGTTCGTCAGCCTGACCGCCTGGCCAGGTACGGTCGCAGGGTCGAGGTGGACGATGTCCCCACTTGCCTGGGGATGTTTTCCGAGACGGGGCCCTGCGGGGCCCCTTTTGCTTGGCAGTTTGCCTGGCACCGCTGTGCCGTTGGATCACGACCCTGAGCAGGTGCAGGCCGCCGCGACTAGCCTGCGCCCACGCGCCGCGGCCATGCAGACCCCTTTTGGCGACTGGTTGCCGGAGGTGGTGGTGTTTCACCCCCTCCACTTCGAAGATGCCCAGGAAATCGTCCAGGCGGTGCGCGAGCTCAAGACGGTGGTCGTGAACGCCGGCTCCATGGACCGCGCTGAGGCCCAGCGGCTGATCGATTTCGTGGCCGGTGGGGTGAGCGCCATCGACGGCCAGGCCGAGTGCCTCGACGCGGTGACCTTCGTGTTCGCCCCGGAACTGATCAGCCTCCGGCGCGAGGCCTCTCCGGGTTCCCCAGGGACCTGACGCCTCAGGGGTGGGAGGCAACCGTGCTGAGCTGCAGCCAGCACCCCCCTGGAGCCAGCTTCTCCACCACCACACCCTGCTGCTGCTGCAGGGCCAGGGCCTGGGCGAAGGTCTCGGCCTCGTCGCGGTAGTGGAACCGGGCCGCCAGCACCTGCTGGGGCACGCTCTGCTCGCGTTCCACGCGGGGGCGGACGCGGTAACGACCTTCGGGACTGGGCTCGGCCATCGCGCCATTCTGGGGGTGGCCGATTCCCCCCGGCAGGGCCTTCATGTTTTCCCAGGATTTGTGGCCCCGGTCCTGCTCCGTCAGGCCCTGCTGTTCAGGGCCTGAGCAGTTCGTGGCACAGCCGTTCCAGGGAGATCGGTGAGCGGATCAGTTGTTCATGGGTCCAGACCGGCAGCCGTTCCCGCCGGCCGCAGGGCAGCACAGCCCGCCACCCCGGGGTGACCATCAGATCCATCGGGGTGTAAAAGCTGCAGCAATCCACCTGCTCCAGTGTTCTGTGTTCCCGGTTGAGCTGTCGCAGCAGCTCGCTGCCGCAGCGCATGTCGGCGATGCCGGGCAGGAGCCAGCGGGGCCAGAGCAGGGCATTGAGGGAGCCGTGGTGGGGACTCCCCACGCTGATGAAGCGTCGTGTCCGGCGATGCCCTCCCAGCCGCTGGATCCAGATCCGGGCCACCACCCCGCCCATGGAGAAGCCCAGCAGGTCGATCGGCTGGTTCGGCGCCACGGCGGCCGCCAGGTGTTCCGCCAGCTGCCCGGCCATGGCGTCCAGGGGCACCTGGCCGAGGCCATGGGGCAGGTGGGGCGCCAGCAGGGGCTGGCGCCGGCCGGCGAGGTGGCGCGTCAGCGGCTCGAAAATCCGGGGGGTGTCCCAGAGACCGTGCACCAGCACCAGGGGGGTGTCGTCCCGGCCGGAGGTGCGGCTTTCCCCACGCCCCGACCCGCCACGATCCTTCATCTTCCGTTACAATCTTCGCAGTCTTTCTTCACCTGCCTTCCATGGCTGACAGCACCTCCCGCTTCGGTTTCGTTGCCTTCGCGGAAACCTGGAATGGCCGTCTGGCCATGATGGGTTTCGTGATCGGCCTGGCCACCGAAATCCTCACCGGCCAGGGCATCCTGGCCCAGGTGGGTCTCGGCTGAAGCTCCGGCACCATCGCCTCTCCCGCCCCCTGGCCTTGCCAGGGGGCTTTGTTGTGCCGTGGCACCGTTGTGTCAGGGCACCGGGGCTGCCATGGTTGCCCAGCCCCGTCGCCCCCGTGTGTCCATGCCTCCCTCCCCGCCACCGTCCCCCGTGGTGGTGAAGCTGCAGATCATCGCGGCGGTGTTCCTTCCCATGGCTCTCCTGGCGGTGTGGCTGCGGTCCCAGGGTTTCTGATGATGGCGTCGTGCTGCCGCCGGCGCGGCAGGAGATGGTGCACCGCATGGATCACCACCCCCCAGATCACCGGCTCGCTGTCCTGCAGCACGATGGGGGCGATGGTGGGGTCGCTGGCCACCAGGTGCCAGGGCGGACGGTCACCGCGCAGGTGCCGCAGCACGAAGCGCCCCTCGTGCACGGCGACCACCGTGCAGCCGGGGCGTGCGCTCACGCTGCGGTCGATCACCAGCAGGTCGCCGTGGTGGATGCCGGCGGACCGCATGGCATCCCCCTCCACCCGCATCAGAAACGTGGAGGTGGGCCGTGGGATCAGGGCGGTGTTGAGATCGATCGAGGCTTCGACGTAGTCGTCAGCCGGGCTGGGGAATCCCGCCGCCACGGCCTCCATGGCGAGGGGCAGTCCGGAGCCGGTCGCGGCACTGTCGATGGGGCCGAGCCAGGTGAGCTCGCCTCCAGGGGCCCCCTGGCGAAGGTGCTGCATGCAGCTCGGACCACGACGCTGCGTACATTTGTACTGCATGGCGTGGGTGTCCTGCATGGCGTGGGCGCGCTGCCGGTCACCCGCCGCAGCCCCGCCGGACCACCTCCTCCTGGATGGCCTGCAGGTCGGCGTCAGCGGGGGCCTGGGGCGCGAACAGCAGCGACCAGGCCAGCGGCACGTCACCCTCGCGCAGCGCCGTGTCGATGGCGTTGACCCACGCCGCGCCACTGTCCTGCAGACCTTCGATCAGCCGCCGGGTGGATTCCATCCGGCCGGCGGCGGCGCCCACCAGATGGACATGGGCGAAGGCGTCGGCGGCGGCATCCTGGGGGCGGAGCTGCAGCAGCACCAGCTCTCCCGGAAGGATCGGTGCGGTGGGCCAGTCGAGCGGTGTGCGAATGGGTTGCTCGGGGGTGCTCACCAGGCGCCAGGTGGTGGCGCGCGGGCGCGCGATCCGCAGCTCCAGCAACGGCTCCACCACCACCAGGCGGGGCCGGGCCACCGGCACGATGCCCAGCGCGTCCGCGTCCTCCACCGGTTCCACCCGGGGGGCCACCACGCAGACGGCCACCGGCAGCTGGGGCTGCTGCTGTATGGCGTTGCTGGCGGGCGTCGCAGCCAGGCCCGCCAGCACCAGCAGGTTCACCAGCCGGAAAGGCATCAACGCAAGCCGGGAACGGTGGGGGGGGCGATCCGGATGGACATGCTGATGGCCGGCACGATGGGCCTGGTTTCCATGTGGGGCAGGTTCGCCGGGTGGGGCAGGAACGCCGGAACGTGATTCGTGGAACGTGATCCGTTCGGTCGGGGGGCATCGGCGGGGGTGGGTCCGCCGCCTCCATTGGACCCGATGCTGGCAACTTAGCCGCCCAGGCCAGGGCCCACCACATCCTGCTGTGCAGGGCTCACTTTCTCGCCCCAGGCATGCAGTTCGTCCAGCACCGGCAGCAGCTCCCGCCCCAGGGGGGTGATGGCGTAGTCGACCCGCGGCGGCACCTGGGCATACACGGTGCGCTGCACCACGCCGTCGGCTTCCAGTTCGCGCAGCTGGGCGGTGAGCACCTTCTGGCTGATGCCGTGGAGGGCGCGCTGGAGATCGGAGAAGCGACACACCGCCTCGATGAGTTCGCGCAGGATGAGCAGCTTCCAGCGGCCCTGGATCACCCGCAGGGCCAGCTGGGCCTTGCAGCCGGCATGGTCGTGGCTGTGGCGGAATCCGGGCCGGGAGCCCTGCGGCCGCTCGGCCTCCTGCCCGTCCATGGGTTACGTCGAGGTCACCGACCCACTTTGGCGTACCTGCTTGTGCCGAGGGGGGAGGCTGCCGCACGATCGGTCTGTCCGTCACCGGTTCCCCAGGGCCGGCTTCCGTGATCCTGCCGTGATGACCGATCTGCTCGTGCTGGCCGCCAGCAACGGCGAGAATCTGCGCCTGGCTGAGCGCTTCGCGGCGGCGGCCAGGGCCCGTGACCTCAGCGCCGATGTGCTGGACCTCACGGCCCTGCCGCTCCCCCTGTTCACGCCCCGCGCCCTGGAGGCAGGCCTCCCTGCCGCCGTGGCCGATCTGCAGCGCCGCCTGGCGGCGGTGCCCCGCTGGGTGATCTGTGCCCCGGAGTACAACGGCTCGATTCCGCCGGTGCTCACCAGTGCCATCGCCTGGCTGTCGGTGCAGGGCGACGACTTCCGCGCCCTGTTCAACCAGCGTCCGATCGCCATCGCCACCCATTCCGGCGGCGGCGGGCACACCGTGATGGCGGCGCTGCGGCTGCAGCTGGCCCATCTGGGCGCCCATGTGGTGGGCCGCCAGCTGGTGAGCAACGCCACCCATCCGGCCAAGGACAGCAGCATCGCCGATCTGGTGGATCGGCTGCTTTCCCTCGACAGCTCCCATCCATGACCTCCCTCACCTCCCCGGGGTCCGACACCCTGGTGTTTCGTCCTGCCGCCGAGCGCTTCCACAGCCGGCTCGACTGGCTGGACAGCTGGCACTCCTTCTCGTTCTCGAACCACTACGACCCCGCCTGGATGGGCTTCGGGCCGCTGCGGGTGATCAATGACGACACCATCGCGGCGGGTAAGGGGTTCGGCCTCCATCCCCACCGCGACATGGAGATCGTGACGGTGATGGTGGAGGGCCAGCTGAACCACCGCGATTCCATGGGGCACACGGCGGTGCTGCGGGAAGGTGAGGTGCAGGTGATGAGCGCCGGCACCGGGGTGGTGCACAGCGAGATGAACCTCGGCGAGCGCCCCTGCCGGCTGCTGCAGATCTGGATCGAGCCGGCCCGCAGGGCGCTGCCGCCGGCCTACGGCCAGAAGTCCTTCCGCATCGGCGCGGGCTGGACGCCCCTGCTTACGCCCGACGCCGCCGGGGACACCCTGGCGATCCAGCGGCCGGTGCAGCTGTGGCGCGCCAGGCCCCGGCCGGGTGATGCCCTGGAGGCGGCCATCGGCCCCGGCAGCCAGGGTTGGCTGCAGCTGATCGACGGCCGCGGGGAGATCGCTGGCAGACCCCTGCAGCGCGGGGATGGGATCGGCTTCGAGGCCGGCGCCTTGCCCCCGTTCGTGGCGGGCCCGGAGGGGGCCGATCTGCTGCTGTTCGCGCTGCGCTGATCATGTCCGAGCATGGTGACCCGGTCGCCCCTTCCCTTGGACCTCCAGCTCGCGATGCTTCAGCCCCCGCGCGGCTACCTCACGCTCAGTTGGCTGGGCCTGGTGGCCAACGCCCTGCTGCTCCCGTTCATCCTCCTGGTGATCCTGCGGGATCCCACCTGGCGCACGGTGCACATCGTGCTCGGCTCCAGTGCCGTGCTCCCCACGGCCGTGGTGGGGCTGGTGGCGACCACGGGGCTGCTGAAGTGGCGCGCCTGGGGACAGATCGTGGCGATCGTGGCCCTCTCGATGAGCCTGGCCGTGGGCCTGCCCTACGGCATCGTGCGTCTGGCGGTGTTCAGCGAGGGGCGTGCGCTCACCGCCGTGATCGCCGGCCTGGTGTGGACGGTGAATGCGGCCGTGCTGGTGTACTGGTGCCGCCCCTGCATCCGCCGCTATCTCACCTGAGCCTCCCTTAGCAGCCCTCCGGTTTTGCCGCCAGGGCCCGGACCACCCGAAGATGTTGTGAAGGTGACAGTTTCTGGCTGTCACAAGGGCCATGATCCCCGTTGGATCTCGTGTTGTCAGAGATGGCTCCCGTTCATGCCCAGCATGTGCGTCACTACCGTCTTGTCGATCAACAGGGTGCCCCCCATCCGGTGCTTGACGACCTTTATGAGTCGTTGGACGCCGCCTGGACCGAGGCGATGGGCTGGTGGCAGGACCAGTTCGGTGCCAGTCAGGGTCCGGTGGAGATCGGGGTGGAAGTGAGCACCGCCAGTGGCGACTGGCGCACGCTCCGTTTCCCCGGGGGCACCGGTTGACCGTCAAGGGGTGTGACGCCTGCCGGGAGGGCTTCGGCCCTCCCGGTTTTTTTGGCGGTGGTTTTTTTGGCGGTGGTCAGCGCCAGTCGGGGTCGTAGATCCGCAGGGTGGCGAAACCCAGGGGGGCCGGGCTGGGGTTGGGGCCGGCCGGAAA
This portion of the Cyanobium sp. NIES-981 genome encodes:
- a CDS encoding CO2 hydration protein; its protein translation is MTPSSAPTLPASDTSRIPPSSHRYAEIIHRLEAGGSMLPDTPDNLMQIIGIYKAYAVPMDFYWRDLLYIAERVFLNPLPAFKYFISQEYLDRPNSYAGDHSQLRIWRGGDRAHPELLEFMAKGETRGMPKLLHHLWHDRVNMEFAEACMDAMFWHQGMGGRFNDYLDSELYRIAADRAIKAYFKGNVLMLGLYRLFPDMFLEQVRKLSYYANLGLFWEVMAPVFFEMSDLYDEGKLTSLPAAMDFLVNGIFAVAGRPIYHHVFIGDECFEIIPKSAGFTWLYEAALPYVEAVFYRTAPFRGTKSYNAQALQVPADQADFHYGILYADVFPVGSAGIPPTLLMQDMLHFLPPYLQEMYRHHKRGEADQLIQLGITFQRSMYNVTSAVIQALRCALLYPLDDTDPEHLMANRRFFEAQMDRFLRPEARLPAIQSQDYR
- a CDS encoding fasciclin domain-containing protein produces the protein MATILETAASAGSFNTLLAAVDAAGLRGALEGAGPFTVFAPVDEAFAALPPGTVQTLVDNPPQLARILKYHVLAGDHRREALVAQPEWESLEGAPIPIRRADPFEVKNATVVAADVVCDNGVVHVIDRVILPG
- a CDS encoding cell division protein SepF, yielding MQTPFGDWLPEVVVFHPLHFEDAQEIVQAVRELKTVVVNAGSMDRAEAQRLIDFVAGGVSAIDGQAECLDAVTFVFAPELISLRREASPGSPGT
- a CDS encoding triacylglycerol lipase, which produces MKDRGGSGRGESRTSGRDDTPLVLVHGLWDTPRIFEPLTRHLAGRRQPLLAPHLPHGLGQVPLDAMAGQLAEHLAAAVAPNQPIDLLGFSMGGVVARIWIQRLGGHRRTRRFISVGSPHHGSLNALLWPRWLLPGIADMRCGSELLRQLNREHRTLEQVDCCSFYTPMDLMVTPGWRAVLPCGRRERLPVWTHEQLIRSPISLERLCHELLRP
- a CDS encoding chlorophyll a/b-binding protein, which translates into the protein MADSTSRFGFVAFAETWNGRLAMMGFVIGLATEILTGQGILAQVGLG
- a CDS encoding LexA family transcriptional regulator, producing MQHLRQGAPGGELTWLGPIDSAATGSGLPLAMEAVAAGFPSPADDYVEASIDLNTALIPRPTSTFLMRVEGDAMRSAGIHHGDLLVIDRSVSARPGCTVVAVHEGRFVLRHLRGDRPPWHLVASDPTIAPIVLQDSEPVIWGVVIHAVHHLLPRRRQHDAIIRNPGTAATPPGEPWEGTPPR
- a CDS encoding helix-turn-helix domain-containing protein encodes the protein MDGQEAERPQGSRPGFRHSHDHAGCKAQLALRVIQGRWKLLILRELIEAVCRFSDLQRALHGISQKVLTAQLRELEADGVVQRTVYAQVPPRVDYAITPLGRELLPVLDELHAWGEKVSPAQQDVVGPGLGG
- a CDS encoding NADPH-dependent FMN reductase, yielding MTDLLVLAASNGENLRLAERFAAAARARDLSADVLDLTALPLPLFTPRALEAGLPAAVADLQRRLAAVPRWVICAPEYNGSIPPVLTSAIAWLSVQGDDFRALFNQRPIAIATHSGGGGHTVMAALRLQLAHLGAHVVGRQLVSNATHPAKDSSIADLVDRLLSLDSSHP
- a CDS encoding pirin-like bicupin family protein codes for the protein MTSLTSPGSDTLVFRPAAERFHSRLDWLDSWHSFSFSNHYDPAWMGFGPLRVINDDTIAAGKGFGLHPHRDMEIVTVMVEGQLNHRDSMGHTAVLREGEVQVMSAGTGVVHSEMNLGERPCRLLQIWIEPARRALPPAYGQKSFRIGAGWTPLLTPDAAGDTLAIQRPVQLWRARPRPGDALEAAIGPGSQGWLQLIDGRGEIAGRPLQRGDGIGFEAGALPPFVAGPEGADLLLFALR
- a CDS encoding Hepatitis C virus core protein, with product MLQPPRGYLTLSWLGLVANALLLPFILLVILRDPTWRTVHIVLGSSAVLPTAVVGLVATTGLLKWRAWGQIVAIVALSMSLAVGLPYGIVRLAVFSEGRALTAVIAGLVWTVNAAVLVYWCRPCIRRYLT